A genomic segment from Triticum dicoccoides isolate Atlit2015 ecotype Zavitan chromosome 1A, WEW_v2.0, whole genome shotgun sequence encodes:
- the LOC119291148 gene encoding serine/threonine protein phosphatase 2A 57 kDa regulatory subunit B' kappa isoform-like, whose translation MWKQFLSKLPRTKSSGGGGGDSGQCSGGGNGNPIQRTSSVPAGGGGRSASTIKRMSSAVFPSSVVAGIEPLVAFKDVPSSERHNLFVSKLGLCCAVFDFSDPAKSSAEKDIKRQTLLDLIDFVDSTTGRYPEAVIAACSRMLAVNLFRVFPPSYRSGGSSSGGGGEGDEDEPMFDPAWCHLQLVYELLLKFIGSNSLDAKIGKKYFDHSFIVRLLNLLDSEDPRERDSLKTILHRIYGKFMVHRPFIRKAVSNIFYHFVFETQRHNGIAELLEVFGSIISGFALPLKEEHKIFLWRVLIPLHKPKSVGVYLQQLTYCVTQFLEKDPKLAGSIIIGLLRYWPVTNSQKEVMFLSEIEEILEATSMVEFQKCMVPLFRRIAQCINSSHFQVAERALFMWNNDHIISLVAQNRQVIMPIIVPALEQNGQNHWNHAVLNLTANVMKMFSEMDEELFSACLTKCKEDEEKQASMEEKRRLKWAKLESAAALQPVTGHTAVLVG comes from the exons ATGTGGAAGCAGTTCCTCAGCAAGCTGCCGCGGACCAagtcctcgggcggcggcggcggcgactcgggCCAGTGCAGCGGCGGCGGCAATGGCAACCCGATACAACGCACCAGCAGCGTGCCGGCCGGCGGGGGCGGCCGCTCCGCCTCCACCATCAAGCGCATGTCGTCGGCGGTCTTCCCCTCCAGCGTCGTCGCCGGGATCGAGCCGCTCGTCGCCTTCAAGGACGTGCCCAGCTCCGAGCGCCACAACCTGTTCGTCAGCAAGCTCGGCCTCTGCTGTGCCGTCTTCGACTTCTCCGATCCGGCCAAGAGCTCCGCCGAGAAGGACATCAAGCGGCAGACGCTGCTGGATCTCATCGACTTCGTCGACTCCACCACCGGCCGCTACCCGGAGGCCGTCATCGCCGCCTGCTCCAGGATGCTCGCCGTCAACCTCTTCCGGGTGTTCCCCCCGAGCTACAGGTCCGGTGGCTCgtcatccggcggcggcggcgagggcgacgaGGACGAGCCGATGTTCGACCCCGCGTGGTGCCACCTGCAGCTGGTGTACGAGCTGCTGCTCAAGTTCATCGGATCCAACTCCCTGGATGCCAAGATAGGGAAGAAGTACTTCGACCACTCCTTCATCGTCAGGCTGCTCAACCTGCTCGACTCCGAGGACCCCAGAGAGCGAGACTCCCTCAAGACCATCCTCCACAGGATCTACGGCAAGTTCATGGTGCACCGGCCGTTCATCCGCAAGGCGGTGAGCAACATATTCTACCACTTCGTGTTCGAGACCCAGCGGCACAACGGGATCGCCGAGCTGCTCGAGGTGTTCGGCAGCATCATCAGTGGCTTTGCATTGCCTCTCAAGGAAGAACACAAGATCTTTCTCTGGAGAGTTTTGATTCCTCTGCACAAGCCGAAGTCAGTTGGGGTGTATCTCCAGCAGCTGACATACTGTGTGACACAGTTTCTAGAAAAGGACCCCAAGCTTGCCGGATCGATAATCATTGGTCTGCTGAGATATTGGCCGGTGACAAATAGTCAGAAGGAGGTGATGTTCCTGAGTGAGATTGAGGAGATCCTGGAGGCTACCAGCATGGTGGAGTTCCAGAAATGTATGGTTCCATTGTTTCGGCGGATAGCTCAGTGCATCAACAGTTCTCATTTCCAG GTTGCTGAAAGAGCACTCTTCATGTGGAACAATGATCACATCATCAGCCTGGTGGCACAAAACCGGCAAGTGATCATGCCCATCATCGTTCCGGCGCTAGAACAGAATGGCCAGAACCACTGGAACCACGCGGTCCTGAACCTGACCGCCAACGTAATGAAGATGTtctccgagatggacgaggaactaTTCTCGGCGTGCCTAACAAAGTGCAAGGAGGACGAGGAAAAGCAGGCGTCGATGGAGGAGAAGCGGAGGCTGAAGTGGGCGAAACTAGAGTCCGCCGCAGCTCTCCAGCCAGTGACTGGCCACACCGCCGTCCTGGTGGGGTAG